The genomic segment CCAAGGGGGGGTAGCCCAAGACCGGAGTCAATGCGCAATCCGGTCCGTGCACGACCCCAGCAATGGGGATGTCGGCGGATTCGAGCACATCAATAACAGCGTGACAGTGACCACCGCCGCCTGCCAGCACAATGGGGGATCTGTCATCGTACGTTATGTGCATCTTCTTGGCCTTGGCAACCACTGGGCAAATTTACCAGCCTGTCGGCAACATTACTGGTTATTTTCAGGTCGTCCCGCAGGCAATGTGCGAACATGGGCAGGGTATGCAGGGGCTCCCACACTGGGCGCGTCATGACGCCTGCCGCATTGCTTGCTTCAAGAAAAGCATCGCGCTCGGCGCGGTTGCAGGTGAGTACGGCGCATAGCCAGTAGTTGCTCACGGCGCCTTCCGGCTCGGTGATGAATTCCCAAGCAGTTCCGGCGAACAGCCGGGCATAGGCCGTAGCGCGGGCGCGTTTCTCGGCCAGAAAGGCGGGCAGCCTTTCCAACTGTGCGCAGCCAAGGGCTGCGTTGAGGTTTGGCATGCGAAAGTTCCAGCCTACATGATCATGTCGGTAGAGCCATTTGTGGGGCGTTTTAGCCGTGGTTGTCCAGTGTTTGGCTTTGGCTCCCAGTGCTATGTCATTGGTGAGGATAGCCCCGCCGCCGCCCGATGTGATAATTTTGTTGCCGTTGAAGGACAGGGCCCCCACGAGGCCAAAGGTACCGCAGTGTCGCCCCCGGAGTGTGCTACCCACGGCTTCGGCCGCATCTTCCACAAGGGGG from the Desulfovibrio legallii genome contains:
- a CDS encoding LegC family aminotransferase; this translates as MEISEDSFAGLLAEIRRINHCPGGDLPLHAPVFHGAERKYVLDAIDSTYVSSVGGYVNRFEQMLEKTTGAARAVVCVNGTAALEMCLVLAGVRAGDLVLTQAVSFVATANAVAHLGAEPVFLDIDKETLGLNPQAVETFLQSSCKTGPDGCLHKATGKRVAACIPMHTFGLPCRMEALVEVCSVWGIPLVEDAAEAVGSTLRGRHCGTFGLVGALSFNGNKIITSGGGGAILTNDIALGAKAKHWTTTAKTPHKWLYRHDHVGWNFRMPNLNAALGCAQLERLPAFLAEKRARATAYARLFAGTAWEFITEPEGAVSNYWLCAVLTCNRAERDAFLEASNAAGVMTRPVWEPLHTLPMFAHCLRDDLKITSNVADRLVNLPSGCQGQEDAHNVR